In Chrysoperla carnea chromosome 2, inChrCarn1.1, whole genome shotgun sequence, the following proteins share a genomic window:
- the LOC123292049 gene encoding uncharacterized protein LOC123292049, translating into MKLFVYFLVGVSFNFINLNLFGNCNLQTSLYDQGNVFSRANVKTRSPHIHKINELQNALNPIGLSKNSPSKHKINNVIIKNAKFKKSHTTKLSGRHPLKRKSLSSKHSTVKGPYRKSILHKFRTAPWHLRQLKQYLQKKANNLFYPKSLEENTKLPYRRKLPPKHFRYPSTPSKKLKRINRLLAAYGIPNTHRNRGKILKSSKHKRSRPLKYKYSKNRRSYQPLNTRGQTFLIQGREPLRPDDPDSSEENKPPTKDLIIDTSHMPLSPAQKWHNIFHTPNPHWGIPPPPHKPNNLHFDHPHAHSYKDIHVPYSYGMPYLKLKSINQPQLPHMYLPHYQLW; encoded by the exons ATGAAACTCTTCGTGTATTTTTTG gttggtgtttcttttaattttataaatttgaatttatttggcAACTGCAACCTACAAACAAGCCTATATGATCAAGGGAACGTTTTTAGTCGTGCGAACGTTAAAACAAGAAGTCCtcatatacacaaaataaatgaGTTACAAAATGCATTAAATCCTATTGGCCTAAGCAAAAATAGTCcttcaaaacacaaaataaacaacGTAATCATAAAAAATGCAAAGTTCAAAAAAAGTCATACAACTAAACTGAGTGGCAGACATCCTTTAAAAAGGAAATCTTTATCATCAAAGCATTCAACGGTAAAAGGACCGTACAGAAAATCAATATTGCATAAATTTAGAACTGCACCATGGCATTTACGGCAGCtgaaacaatatttacaaaagaaagcGAACAATTTATTCTATCCAAAAAGCCTAGAAGAAAACACAAAATTACCATATCGTAGGAAACTTCCTCCAAAACACTTTCGATATCCATCTACGCCTAGCAAAAAACTGAAGCGTATTAATCGATTGTTGGCAGCTTACGGAATTCCGAACACCCATCGTAATCgtggtaaaatattaaaatcttctaAACATAAGCGATCAAGACCATTAAAATACAAGTACTCAAAAAATAGGAGATCTTACCAACCCCTTAATACAAGAggacaaacatttttaattcaagGTCGAGAACCACTTAGACCAGACGATCCAGACAGCTCAGAGGAGAATAAACCTCCTACAAAAGATTTAATAATAGACACCTCACATATGCCACTTAGTCCAGCACAAAAATGGCATAATATATTCCATACGCCGAATCCACATTGGGGAATACCTCCGCCTCCCCATAAGCCAAATAATCTACATTTTGATCACCCACATGCCCATTCATATAAGGATATACATGTGCCATATAGCTATGGTATGCcgtatttaaaacttaaatctaTCAATCAACCTCAATTACCACACATGTATTTACCACATTATCAACTTTGGTAG